One window from the genome of Nomascus leucogenys isolate Asia chromosome 12, Asia_NLE_v1, whole genome shotgun sequence encodes:
- the SHC1 gene encoding SHC-transforming protein 1 isoform X7, with translation MNKLSGGGGRRTRVEGGQLGGEEWTRHGSFVNKPTRGWLHPNDKVMGPGVSYLVRYMGCVEVLQSMRALDFNTRTQVTREAISLVCEAVPGAKGATRRRKPCSRPLSSILGRSNLKFAGMPITLTVSTSSLNLMAADCKQIIANHHMQSISFASGGDPDTAEYVAYVAKDPVNQRACHILECPEGLAQDVISTIGQAFELRFKQYLRNPPKLVTPHDRMAGFDGSAWDEEEEEPPDHQYYNDFPGKEPPLGGVVDMRLREGATPGAARPTVPTAQTPSHLGATLPVGQPVGGDPEVRKQMPPPPPCPGRELFDDPSYVNVQNLDKARQAVGGAGPPNPAVNGSAPRDLFDMKPFEDALRVPPPPQSVSMAEQLRGEPWFHGKLSRREAEALLQLNGDFLVRESTTTPGQYVLTGLQSGQPKHLLLVDPEGVVSVAEVWVRGGRKEGTVPYSVSVFLPSLLCRHSHWAALCGPLLLFKVSGIFLQRLIP, from the exons ATGAACAAGCTGAGTGGAGGCGGCGGGCGCAGGACTCGGGTGGAAGGGGGCCAGCTGGGGGGCGAGGAGTGGACCCGCCACGGGAGCTTTGTCAATAAGCCCACGCGGGGCTGGCTGCATCCCAACGACAAAGTCATGGGACCTGGGGTTTCCTACTTGGTTCGG TACATGGGCTGTGTGGAGGTCCTTCAGTCAATGCGTGCCCTGGACTTCAACACCCGGACTCAGGTCACCAG GGAGGCCATCAGTCTGGTGTGTGAGGCTGTGCCGGGTGCTAAGGGGGCGACAAGGAGGAGAAAG CCCTGTAGCCGCCCGCTCAGCTCTATCCTGGGGAGGAGTAATCTGAAATTTGCTGGAATGCCAATCACTCTCACCGTCTCCaccagcagcctcaacctcatggcCGCAGACTGCAAACAG ATCATCGCCAACCACCACATGCAATCTATCTCATTTGCATCCGGCGGGGATCCG GACACAGCCGAGTATGTCGCCTACGTTGCCAAAGACCCTGTGAATCAGAGAG CCTGCCACATTCTGGAGTGTCCCGAAGGGCTTGCCCAGGATGTCATCAGCACCATTGGCCAGGCCTTCGAGTTGCGCTTCAAACAATACCTCAGGAACCCACCCAAACTGGTCACCCCTCATGACAG GATGGCTGGCTTTGATGGCTCAGCATgggatgaagaggaggaagagccaCCTGACCATCAGTACTATAATGACTTCCCGGGGAAGGAACCCCCCTTGGGGGGGGTGGTAGACATGAGGCTTCGGGAAGGAGCCACTCCAGGGGCTGCTCGACCCACCGTACCCACTGCCCAGACCCCTAGCCACTTGGGAGCTACACTG CCTGTAGGACAGCCTGTTGGGGGAGATCCAGAAGTCCGCAAACAGATGCCACCTCCACCACCCTGTCCAG GCAGAGAGCTCTTTGATGATCCCTCCTATGTCAACGTCCAGAACCTAGACAAGGCCCGGCAAGCAGTGGGTGGTGCTGGGCCCCCCAATCCTGCTGTCAATGGCAGTGCACCCCGGGACCTGTTTGACATGA AGCCCTTTGAAGATGCTCTTCGggtgcctccacctccccagtcgGTGTCCATGGCTGAGCAGCTCCGAGGAGAGCCCTGGTTCCATGGGAAGCTGAGccggcgggaggctgaggcactgcTGCAGCTCAACGGGGACTTCCTGGTGCGGGAGAGCacgaccacacctggccagtatgTGCTCACTGGCTTGCAGAGTGGGCAGCCCAAGCATTTGCTACTCGTGGACCCTGAGGGTGTGGTGAGTGTGGCAGAGGTGTGGGTGAGGGGTGGCAGAAAGGAAGGTACAGTACCCTACAGTGTATCCGTGTTCCTTCCCTCATTGCTTTGTAGACATTCCCACTGGGCAGCTCTCTGTGGGCCTCTCTTGCTCTTTAAAGTGTCTGGCATCTTCCTCCAGAGGCTCATCCCTTAG
- the SHC1 gene encoding SHC-transforming protein 1 isoform X8 produces the protein MNKLSGGGGRRTRVEGGQLGGEEWTRHGSFVNKPTRGWLHPNDKVMGPGVSYLVRYMGCVEVLQSMRALDFNTRTQVTREAISLVCEAVPGAKGATRRRKPCSRPLSSILGRSNLKFAGMPITLTVSTSSLNLMAADCKQIIANHHMQSISFASGGDPDTAEYVAYVAKDPVNQRACHILECPEGLAQDVISTIGQAFELRFKQYLRNPPKLVTPHDRMAGFDGSAWDEEEEEPPDHQYYNDFPGKEPPLGGVVDMRLREGATPGAARPTVPTAQTPSHLGATLPVGQPVGGDPEVRKQMPPPPPCPAGRELFDDPSYVNVQNLDKARQAVGGAGPPNPAVNGSAPRDLFDMKPFEDALRVPPPPQSVSMAEQLRGEPWFHGKLSRREAEALLQLNGDFLVRESTTTPGQYVLTGLQSGQPKHLLLVDPEGVVRTKDHRFESVSHLISYHMDNHLPIISAGSELCLQQPVERKL, from the exons ATGAACAAGCTGAGTGGAGGCGGCGGGCGCAGGACTCGGGTGGAAGGGGGCCAGCTGGGGGGCGAGGAGTGGACCCGCCACGGGAGCTTTGTCAATAAGCCCACGCGGGGCTGGCTGCATCCCAACGACAAAGTCATGGGACCTGGGGTTTCCTACTTGGTTCGG TACATGGGCTGTGTGGAGGTCCTTCAGTCAATGCGTGCCCTGGACTTCAACACCCGGACTCAGGTCACCAG GGAGGCCATCAGTCTGGTGTGTGAGGCTGTGCCGGGTGCTAAGGGGGCGACAAGGAGGAGAAAG CCCTGTAGCCGCCCGCTCAGCTCTATCCTGGGGAGGAGTAATCTGAAATTTGCTGGAATGCCAATCACTCTCACCGTCTCCaccagcagcctcaacctcatggcCGCAGACTGCAAACAG ATCATCGCCAACCACCACATGCAATCTATCTCATTTGCATCCGGCGGGGATCCG GACACAGCCGAGTATGTCGCCTACGTTGCCAAAGACCCTGTGAATCAGAGAG CCTGCCACATTCTGGAGTGTCCCGAAGGGCTTGCCCAGGATGTCATCAGCACCATTGGCCAGGCCTTCGAGTTGCGCTTCAAACAATACCTCAGGAACCCACCCAAACTGGTCACCCCTCATGACAG GATGGCTGGCTTTGATGGCTCAGCATgggatgaagaggaggaagagccaCCTGACCATCAGTACTATAATGACTTCCCGGGGAAGGAACCCCCCTTGGGGGGGGTGGTAGACATGAGGCTTCGGGAAGGAGCCACTCCAGGGGCTGCTCGACCCACCGTACCCACTGCCCAGACCCCTAGCCACTTGGGAGCTACACTG CCTGTAGGACAGCCTGTTGGGGGAGATCCAGAAGTCCGCAAACAGATGCCACCTCCACCACCCTGTCCAG CAGGCAGAGAGCTCTTTGATGATCCCTCCTATGTCAACGTCCAGAACCTAGACAAGGCCCGGCAAGCAGTGGGTGGTGCTGGGCCCCCCAATCCTGCTGTCAATGGCAGTGCACCCCGGGACCTGTTTGACATGA AGCCCTTTGAAGATGCTCTTCGggtgcctccacctccccagtcgGTGTCCATGGCTGAGCAGCTCCGAGGAGAGCCCTGGTTCCATGGGAAGCTGAGccggcgggaggctgaggcactgcTGCAGCTCAACGGGGACTTCCTGGTGCGGGAGAGCacgaccacacctggccagtatgTGCTCACTGGCTTGCAGAGTGGGCAGCCCAAGCATTTGCTACTCGTGGACCCTGAGGGTGTG gTTCGGACTAAGGATCACCGCTTTGAGAGTGTCAGTCACCTTATCAGCTACCACATGGACAATCACTTGCCCATCATCTCTGCGGGCAGCGAACTGTGTCTACAGCAACCTGTGGAGCGGAAACTGTGA
- the SHC1 gene encoding SHC-transforming protein 1 isoform X10, whose protein sequence is MNKLSGGGGRRTRVEGGQLGGEEWTRHGSFVNKPTRGWLHPNDKVMGPGVSYLVRYMGCVEVLQSMRALDFNTRTQVTREAISLVCEAVPGAKGATRRRKPCSRPLSSILGRSNLKFAGMPITLTVSTSSLNLMAADCKQDTAEYVAYVAKDPVNQRACHILECPEGLAQDVISTIGQAFELRFKQYLRNPPKLVTPHDSHSFTVLSLRMAGFDGSAWDEEEEEPPDHQYYNDFPGKEPPLGGVVDMRLREGATPGAARPTVPTAQTPSHLGATLPVGQPVGGDPEVRKQMPPPPPCPAGRELFDDPSYVNVQNLDKARQAVGGAGPPNPAVNGSAPRDLFDMKPFEDALRVPPPPQSVSMAEQLRGEPWFHGKLSRREAEALLQLNGDFLVRESTTTPGQYVLTGLQSGQPKHLLLVDPEGVVRTKDHRFESVSHLISYHMDNHLPIISAGSELCLQQPVERKL, encoded by the exons ATGAACAAGCTGAGTGGAGGCGGCGGGCGCAGGACTCGGGTGGAAGGGGGCCAGCTGGGGGGCGAGGAGTGGACCCGCCACGGGAGCTTTGTCAATAAGCCCACGCGGGGCTGGCTGCATCCCAACGACAAAGTCATGGGACCTGGGGTTTCCTACTTGGTTCGG TACATGGGCTGTGTGGAGGTCCTTCAGTCAATGCGTGCCCTGGACTTCAACACCCGGACTCAGGTCACCAG GGAGGCCATCAGTCTGGTGTGTGAGGCTGTGCCGGGTGCTAAGGGGGCGACAAGGAGGAGAAAG CCCTGTAGCCGCCCGCTCAGCTCTATCCTGGGGAGGAGTAATCTGAAATTTGCTGGAATGCCAATCACTCTCACCGTCTCCaccagcagcctcaacctcatggcCGCAGACTGCAAACAG GACACAGCCGAGTATGTCGCCTACGTTGCCAAAGACCCTGTGAATCAGAGAG CCTGCCACATTCTGGAGTGTCCCGAAGGGCTTGCCCAGGATGTCATCAGCACCATTGGCCAGGCCTTCGAGTTGCGCTTCAAACAATACCTCAGGAACCCACCCAAACTGGTCACCCCTCATGACAG ccaCAGCTTCACTGTCCTGTCCCTCAGGATGGCTGGCTTTGATGGCTCAGCATgggatgaagaggaggaagagccaCCTGACCATCAGTACTATAATGACTTCCCGGGGAAGGAACCCCCCTTGGGGGGGGTGGTAGACATGAGGCTTCGGGAAGGAGCCACTCCAGGGGCTGCTCGACCCACCGTACCCACTGCCCAGACCCCTAGCCACTTGGGAGCTACACTG CCTGTAGGACAGCCTGTTGGGGGAGATCCAGAAGTCCGCAAACAGATGCCACCTCCACCACCCTGTCCAG CAGGCAGAGAGCTCTTTGATGATCCCTCCTATGTCAACGTCCAGAACCTAGACAAGGCCCGGCAAGCAGTGGGTGGTGCTGGGCCCCCCAATCCTGCTGTCAATGGCAGTGCACCCCGGGACCTGTTTGACATGA AGCCCTTTGAAGATGCTCTTCGggtgcctccacctccccagtcgGTGTCCATGGCTGAGCAGCTCCGAGGAGAGCCCTGGTTCCATGGGAAGCTGAGccggcgggaggctgaggcactgcTGCAGCTCAACGGGGACTTCCTGGTGCGGGAGAGCacgaccacacctggccagtatgTGCTCACTGGCTTGCAGAGTGGGCAGCCCAAGCATTTGCTACTCGTGGACCCTGAGGGTGTG gTTCGGACTAAGGATCACCGCTTTGAGAGTGTCAGTCACCTTATCAGCTACCACATGGACAATCACTTGCCCATCATCTCTGCGGGCAGCGAACTGTGTCTACAGCAACCTGTGGAGCGGAAACTGTGA
- the SHC1 gene encoding SHC-transforming protein 1 isoform X9: MNKLSGGGGRRTRVEGGQLGGEEWTRHGSFVNKPTRGWLHPNDKVMGPGVSYLVRYMGCVEVLQSMRALDFNTRTQVTREAISLVCEAVPGAKGATRRRKPCSRPLSSILGRSNLKFAGMPITLTVSTSSLNLMAADCKQIIANHHMQSISFASGGDPDTAEYVAYVAKDPVNQRACHILECPEGLAQDVISTIGQAFELRFKQYLRNPPKLVTPHDRMAGFDGSAWDEEEEEPPDHQYYNDFPGKEPPLGGVVDMRLREGATPGAARPTVPTAQTPSHLGATLPVGQPVGGDPEVRKQMPPPPPCPGRELFDDPSYVNVQNLDKARQAVGGAGPPNPAVNGSAPRDLFDMKPFEDALRVPPPPQSVSMAEQLRGEPWFHGKLSRREAEALLQLNGDFLVRESTTTPGQYVLTGLQSGQPKHLLLVDPEGVVRTKDHRFESVSHLISYHMDNHLPIISAGSELCLQQPVERKL; the protein is encoded by the exons ATGAACAAGCTGAGTGGAGGCGGCGGGCGCAGGACTCGGGTGGAAGGGGGCCAGCTGGGGGGCGAGGAGTGGACCCGCCACGGGAGCTTTGTCAATAAGCCCACGCGGGGCTGGCTGCATCCCAACGACAAAGTCATGGGACCTGGGGTTTCCTACTTGGTTCGG TACATGGGCTGTGTGGAGGTCCTTCAGTCAATGCGTGCCCTGGACTTCAACACCCGGACTCAGGTCACCAG GGAGGCCATCAGTCTGGTGTGTGAGGCTGTGCCGGGTGCTAAGGGGGCGACAAGGAGGAGAAAG CCCTGTAGCCGCCCGCTCAGCTCTATCCTGGGGAGGAGTAATCTGAAATTTGCTGGAATGCCAATCACTCTCACCGTCTCCaccagcagcctcaacctcatggcCGCAGACTGCAAACAG ATCATCGCCAACCACCACATGCAATCTATCTCATTTGCATCCGGCGGGGATCCG GACACAGCCGAGTATGTCGCCTACGTTGCCAAAGACCCTGTGAATCAGAGAG CCTGCCACATTCTGGAGTGTCCCGAAGGGCTTGCCCAGGATGTCATCAGCACCATTGGCCAGGCCTTCGAGTTGCGCTTCAAACAATACCTCAGGAACCCACCCAAACTGGTCACCCCTCATGACAG GATGGCTGGCTTTGATGGCTCAGCATgggatgaagaggaggaagagccaCCTGACCATCAGTACTATAATGACTTCCCGGGGAAGGAACCCCCCTTGGGGGGGGTGGTAGACATGAGGCTTCGGGAAGGAGCCACTCCAGGGGCTGCTCGACCCACCGTACCCACTGCCCAGACCCCTAGCCACTTGGGAGCTACACTG CCTGTAGGACAGCCTGTTGGGGGAGATCCAGAAGTCCGCAAACAGATGCCACCTCCACCACCCTGTCCAG GCAGAGAGCTCTTTGATGATCCCTCCTATGTCAACGTCCAGAACCTAGACAAGGCCCGGCAAGCAGTGGGTGGTGCTGGGCCCCCCAATCCTGCTGTCAATGGCAGTGCACCCCGGGACCTGTTTGACATGA AGCCCTTTGAAGATGCTCTTCGggtgcctccacctccccagtcgGTGTCCATGGCTGAGCAGCTCCGAGGAGAGCCCTGGTTCCATGGGAAGCTGAGccggcgggaggctgaggcactgcTGCAGCTCAACGGGGACTTCCTGGTGCGGGAGAGCacgaccacacctggccagtatgTGCTCACTGGCTTGCAGAGTGGGCAGCCCAAGCATTTGCTACTCGTGGACCCTGAGGGTGTG gTTCGGACTAAGGATCACCGCTTTGAGAGTGTCAGTCACCTTATCAGCTACCACATGGACAATCACTTGCCCATCATCTCTGCGGGCAGCGAACTGTGTCTACAGCAACCTGTGGAGCGGAAACTGTGA